The segment AGCGGCGAGAAGGCGGTCGCCTTCGTCCGCGACACGCCTCCCGACCTGGTCACTCTGGACCTGAACATGCCCGGCCTCGGCGGCCTGGACACCCTCAGCGAGATCCGCCGGCTGAACGCCTCCCGCCCCGAGCTTCCCCCCGTGGGAGTCCTGCTCGTCAGCGCCCTGACCGAGCACGGGGCGGCGGTCACGGTCGAGGGCCTGGCGCGGGGGGCCTTCGACTTCATCCGCAAGCCCGACGGCCCGGACGACCGCTCGAACGCCGCGTCCCTGAGGCAGCAGCTCGCCGAAAAGATCGCCCTGTTCGCCCAGCGACGGCGGGGGTCGACGCTCTCACGCTCCCCCTCGCCCCCCCCGGGCCGCCCGCACCGCGCGGCGGCCCTCGCTGACCGTCCCGGCCGGTTCCGGGCGGTCGCCATGGGATCCTCCACGGGAGGACCCGAGGCGCTTGCGCTGCTGCTGCCCGGCCTGACGGCCCACTCGACGGCCCCGCTGTTCATCGTCCAGCACCTGCCGCGGGGCATGACGCGCTACTTCGCCGAGAGCCTCGGCCGTAAGTGCTCGTACGAGGTCGTCGAGGCCGAGGACGGCGCGCCGGTCGGGCCCCGGACCGCTTACGTCGCACCCGGGGGCCGGCACATGACCCTCCGGGGGCAAGATGACCGGGTGACCATCGCCCTGAACGACCAGCCGCCCGAGAATGGCTGCCGGCCCTCGGCCGACGTCCTCTTCCGCTCCGCCGCGGCGGCCTACCGCCACGCCGTCGTCGCCGTCGTTCTCTCGGGCATGGGGACCGATGGCGCCCGGGGGCTCGGGCCGCTGAAGCGGAGTGGCGCCTACGTCATCGCCCAGGACGAGGCGACCAGCGTCGTCTGGGGCATGCCCGGGGCCGCGGTCGCCACCGATCTGGTCGACGAGGTCCTCCCTCTGGAGGCCATTGGGCCGGCGGTCGCCTCCCTGCTGGCCGGCGGGACACGGCCATGCGGCTGAGCCCTGAGGCGTTCGACGCAATCCGGAAGGCCGTCCACGAGCTTTGCGGCATCGTGATCGCCGAGGAGAAGCACTACCTGGTTGTCTCCCGCCTCGAGCCCGTCCTGACGCGGCTCGGCCTGCCCTCCTACGAGGCCTTCGTCCAGGCGCTGGGGCGGCCGGACGCAACGCCCCTGCGCGAGCTGCTCATCGAGGCCATCACGACCCGCGAGACCTCGTTCAATCGGGACGGCCACCCCTTCGAGGAACTCCGGCGGTCGATCCTCCCCGAGCTCTCGCGCCGCCTCCTCGCCCGCCGCGCCGCGCCCGCCCCGTCGCTCCCAAGGTGCCGCATCTGGTGCGCGGCCGCGGCGACTGGCCAGGAGGCCTACAGCGTGGCAATGGCCATCTCGGACTTCCTGGCGAGTCGGCCGGGAATCGGGCTGACCCTCGGGGACTTCCCGATCCTGGCGACCGACATCTGCCAGGGGGCGCTGGCGATCGCCCGCGCCGGCCGATACTCGGCCGAGGAGGTCCGCCGCGGGGTCTCCGAGGACCAGCGAGCCCGGTACTTTTCCCCGGACCGTGACGGCTGGTTCGTCGCCGAGCCACTCCGACGCGCGGTCGAGTTCCGCCGCCTCAACCTCGTCCTGCCGCTGCCCAACCTGGGGACGTTCGACCTGATCCTGTGCAGGAACCTCCTGATCTACCTCGACGACGTCGCGCGCCGTCGCCTCTGCCTGGGCCTCCACCAGGCACTCAATCCTTCCGGCCTCCTGATCATCGGCGCCGCCGAGAGTCTCTACGGGGTGACGGATGCCTTCGCGACGGAGCGATTCGGCAGCACCATCGCCCATCGGAAGACGTAACCGTGTCGCTCCCTCCTCGGAGTGGGGGGCACCCGGGCTCAGCAGGCACGGCCCCCGATCAGACATCGGCATGGCCTCTCGTCGCGAGGAACTGACCGGTTCTTCGGCCGCGAGGTCACTTGTTCGCTGCACGACAATCGGTGACGAACGTCGCAAGCATGATTGCCCTGAGTGGCATAACCTCCATTATCAGACGGTACGGCGACCCAGGCGGAGTTATCGCAACCCCGCCCCGTGGCCACAATCGACCGGCAGGCCGCGGCGACGGGACCGCGCCCAGCCCGGACCGGCCAACCGGTGTGAGCGGCGGCCCTCTGACGCGTCGGAAATCGGCCTGGCCGACGCGCCGAGTTCGGCGGCCAAGGCCGTCAGGTTGCGGAGCGCCCGGCGTCGACGCTGCGGAAGCGCTCCGGAGGCCCCCGCCGGAGTGCTGAGGGACGAAACCGCCTTACGAAGGATCTTCTCGGTCGACCCGACGATCCGCCCGAGGCGGGGTGCCTCGGGCCGGGGACGGATCGACACCGAGGCGAGCGAGCACGTTCCGCATCAAGGTCCCCCAGCGCAGGTCGACGGACAAGGCCCAGCCGGCGGCGATCGCCCCGGCGTGGAAGACCTTGCCGCCCTGGGGACGTTCCCAGTAGATCACCTCGGCTGAGGTGCCGTCGATCGGATCCGACCGCCGGCCGAAGTAGTCCAGGGACATGCCGTTGGCCGGGTCACGGATGCCCCGGGCCAGGGTGGTGATGCCGGGGGGCTCCTCGGGGAGTTCCGCCCCGTCGGGGACAGGATGATGCGTCATCTCCAGCAAGGTCGCGAGCCGGACGTCCGCCTCGTGGCCGACCGCCCTCGGCTCGCCTCCGCCGGGGGCATGGCCGAAGGTCTCGCCGGGCTCCAGGCCGACCGGCTCGGGCTCGTGGAAGAGGGGATGATCGGTCGCGTCGGCCCGGTAGACGCCGAAACTCCCGCGGCCGGTGCCCCACCAGCCGAGGCACTCCAGGCCAATGACCTCCCAGGCCGGGTAGCCGCATTCCCTCATCAGGCTGCCACGCTTCCGGTCGTGGCTGTGCCAGAGTTCCCCGATCGGCGCGTCGGTCCGGCCGCCGATGCTCGGGTCGTACTTCCGGCACTCGACCACCGACCCGTCGTCGCTGAAGCTCACCCGCCAGAACATCGTGTTGCCCGAGAGCACGATGGCCCCCCCGCCATTGGTCAGGAAGCGATCGACCCCCTCAAAGGCCGGGATCGACCAGTACTCGCTGTGCCCGTTCAGGACCAGGACGCGGTAATCGCGGAGCATCTCGGGGTTGCGGTGCAGGTCGAGGTCGGTCACGAGGTCGTAGGAATACCCCTGCTCGTCGAGCCAGACGTGGGTGAAGCGCTCGCCCCGCATCAGGTGACTGTAGCCGACCTCGGGGGGGCTGTACAACACATCGGGACCGGCCACCGGCCAGGGCATGTTCATGCCAAGCTGATAGGTCGGCTGCCCGGCGTGGTGGTCCCGGTAGAAGCAATAGGCCGGGGCCTGCTCGACGCTGTTGGTCAGCCCACCCGTCCCCCATGACTGCGGTCCCGAGGCGTTCCTGGCGAACGGCGTTCCCCCGTAGGCCAGCCAGGTGCTCGTCGAGCAGAGGACCAGGATCGGCGCCGGCGGGCTCGACGCGGCTCGGCGGACGAGGAAGGTCACGTCGTACTGATGGGGTTCTCCGTCAAGCTCGAACCGGAAGCGGCCGACGTAGAGGCCCGGTCGGGCCGTCTCGGGGATGGTCGCCTCGTGGGTCACGGACCATCGGCAATCATAGAGGTCATCCGACGCGAGCCTGAGGCCGTGGCCCCTGGAGGGATCCTGGGCGGGATCGTACGAGCCGAAGCGAGGGATGGCCGAACCGTCGAACCTCGGGCCGCCGATCATCCAGGTGCCGTGATTGATGATCCGCCCGTCGCGGGCCTGGTCGCCGCGGTCCGCGACGAGGTCGCCGTTCTCCTCGTCGAGCGGCCAGTGGGCAAGAACCGTCGCCGGATCCGGGGGCTCGGTCGATCGGCGGTCGAAGCGTTCCCGGATCGCGGCCGGGGCCGGCGGGGTCCGATGAATCGTCGGCCCCGCCAGGTCGCCTTCGAGGAAGACGTCGGCCACGCCTCCCGAGCCCATCGCGCCGAGCCTCAAGGGGGCGCTTCCCGGCCTGACCGGCCCCTCGATCGCCTGCTCGGCGACTCGTCGGCCATCGACCCAGAGCGTCTGCTGGCGTCCGTCCCAGGTGCCGACGACGTGATGCCACTGCTTCGGCTCCAGGGCGGGGCCGGTCAGGAGGCGGTCGGCCCGGAAGGCGCCGCCGTCGCCGAGGGAGAAGACGGCCCGGCCCTGCGCGTCGATCAAGAGCCCGAGGCCGCAGGAATCAGGTTCATTGAACTGGGTGATGAGCCCCTGCTGCCGGGCCGTCGGCCAGGGCCGGACCCAGCATTCGAGGGCGATGGAGTCGATCGCCTCGTCCGGAGGCAAGTGACGCTCGACGTGAACATAAGAACCAGGGTGGATCGGCTGAGGACTCGCCGGGAAGTCGCCGGTCACCTCCAGAACCTCGTCGCTGGAGCGGTCGTCGATGTCCGGGCCGAGCCGGCAGATGGACAGCTCAAAGGGGACGGTGCTGCTGACCCGAAACCGGATGGGATCGCCCACAGCGATGCTCTTCTCGGCGTAGGCGTGCAGGCCGGGAAGATCGAGGGGGCGATGAGGGGGGATCACGCCGCGGTCGGGGGCCGGTCGACAAGGCTCTCCTTCGGCCCGGACGGGAGTACCGCCGACGGCCGAGGCGCCGAGGAGTCCCGCGGCAGACTGGACGATGAACTCGCGGCGGCTCTCGGTCGAAAGGGGCGGTTTCTTCATCGGTGGAGATCCTCTCGGGAGCGGCCCAGGGAGAGTAGGACCCGACGCGACCCCTCGATCGCCGAGCCGAGCGGTTCGCGATCGAGGGGGTGTGTCGCGTCGGGACGATCGGCCTCGGGGCCGATCAGAACTGGTCGGCGGAGACGACCTCGCCCCCCTTGCGGGTGCTGATCGACCGGTAGACATCCCGGGCGATCGTCTCCTTGACGAAGGAGACCCGGCCATCCCCCCAGAGGAACTGGGCGCCGCCCGGATGGGCGCTCCGGAAGCTGATCTGATTCGGCCAGTTGGCGAAGGGCTGGTTGACCGCCGGCCGGTAGTTGAGCGGCGGAGAGGTGCTGGAGTAGGTGCCGGCGCCGAGCGACCAGGTCTTGAAGTCGTCGTAGGACGGCAAGACCTCGCCGACGACGATGGTGTTGCTGGTGCCGTCCCGGATGCTGCTCAGGGTCACCGGCTGGAGGATCGAATGCCGCCAGAAGGTGCCGGTGCACTCCTTATACCCGTAGGCCGAATAGTTGTGGCAGTCGGGCAAGCCGCCGAAGAGCGAGCCGTTGCCGAGGTTATGCGGCCCCATCACCCCGGCATAGTTGGTCGGCGAGAAGGGGACGCCGAAGAGGCCCCAAACATTGTCCTGAAGCTCTTGACCATCCGGGTCGGAGGGGCACTGGTAGAGATTGATCCGAAACTGGATCAGGGTCCGATTCCCGATGTTGGCGATGCCGAGCCCGGACTGGAAATCGCCGTCGAAATTGAACTGGTTGTAGACGTTGTTCTGTTCGACGAAGGGAAAGATCCCCAACATCCAGCTCATCCCGTTGGAGACGAGCCCCGGAGCGAGTGACTCGGGAAAGTGAGGCGTGCTGACGGGAAGGCAACCGTGCGTGGATTCGTAATTATGGATGCCCAGCCCGATCTGCTTGAGGTTGTTCGAGCATTGCGAGCGGCGGGCCGCCTCCCGGGCACTTTGCACGGCCGGCAACAGCAGCGCGATCAAAACGCCGATGATGGCGATGACCACCAGCAGCTCGATGAGGGTGAAGGCCGACTTCGAGCGTCGGAAATTCGACGAGACACTTTTGCGTGAATTCAAGAGAATGTCTCCGTGTTCAGGGGAGGGCCGGTCCTCCGCGGCCGAGCCTCTCGGCCGATTCGGGCCCGCCCGGATTGCCGTCAATCTGTGAGTTCAATGTCGAACTGGTTCACGCCGGGTTCGACGTCAATTGCAAGCGGAGTATCCAACTCGTTCGCGTAGCGATCCGGGATGAGCAATTCCGGGATGATCAGGCTCTTCTCCTCCTCCGGCCGGAGTGGCCTTCGGCTGTGGACGGTGACCTTGTGGCGGCCGACGGCCGCCCCTTCGAAGTCGGCGGTCCTCATCTGGTAAGAGCCGTCCGAATGGATCTCCCCGACCGCCGACGGGCCACCGACTCCCTCGGTCGGGATGAAGACAACCTGACCGTGATCGACCGGATTCCCGTTGTAAGTGACCGTCCCCTGGACCGTTGCCAGATTGAGGCCACTTTGGTCTCCGCAACCGGCGATCACCACCATCACGAGGCTGGCGAACGCCCACGACACGACGCGTGACCTGATACCAATTCGAACTCTCCTCATGGTGCCGTCCCGCTC is part of the Tautonia marina genome and harbors:
- the cheB gene encoding chemotaxis-specific protein-glutamate methyltransferase CheB → MISEPLRILIVDDSRIFRSALEDALAGQPGVRVVGSVWSGEKAVAFVRDTPPDLVTLDLNMPGLGGLDTLSEIRRLNASRPELPPVGVLLVSALTEHGAAVTVEGLARGAFDFIRKPDGPDDRSNAASLRQQLAEKIALFAQRRRGSTLSRSPSPPPGRPHRAAALADRPGRFRAVAMGSSTGGPEALALLLPGLTAHSTAPLFIVQHLPRGMTRYFAESLGRKCSYEVVEAEDGAPVGPRTAYVAPGGRHMTLRGQDDRVTIALNDQPPENGCRPSADVLFRSAAAAYRHAVVAVVLSGMGTDGARGLGPLKRSGAYVIAQDEATSVVWGMPGAAVATDLVDEVLPLEAIGPAVASLLAGGTRPCG
- a CDS encoding CheR family methyltransferase; the protein is MRLSPEAFDAIRKAVHELCGIVIAEEKHYLVVSRLEPVLTRLGLPSYEAFVQALGRPDATPLRELLIEAITTRETSFNRDGHPFEELRRSILPELSRRLLARRAAPAPSLPRCRIWCAAAATGQEAYSVAMAISDFLASRPGIGLTLGDFPILATDICQGALAIARAGRYSAEEVRRGVSEDQRARYFSPDRDGWFVAEPLRRAVEFRRLNLVLPLPNLGTFDLILCRNLLIYLDDVARRRLCLGLHQALNPSGLLIIGAAESLYGVTDAFATERFGSTIAHRKT
- a CDS encoding LamG domain-containing protein, with the protein product MKKPPLSTESRREFIVQSAAGLLGASAVGGTPVRAEGEPCRPAPDRGVIPPHRPLDLPGLHAYAEKSIAVGDPIRFRVSSTVPFELSICRLGPDIDDRSSDEVLEVTGDFPASPQPIHPGSYVHVERHLPPDEAIDSIALECWVRPWPTARQQGLITQFNEPDSCGLGLLIDAQGRAVFSLGDGGAFRADRLLTGPALEPKQWHHVVGTWDGRQQTLWVDGRRVAEQAIEGPVRPGSAPLRLGAMGSGGVADVFLEGDLAGPTIHRTPPAPAAIRERFDRRSTEPPDPATVLAHWPLDEENGDLVADRGDQARDGRIINHGTWMIGGPRFDGSAIPRFGSYDPAQDPSRGHGLRLASDDLYDCRWSVTHEATIPETARPGLYVGRFRFELDGEPHQYDVTFLVRRAASSPPAPILVLCSTSTWLAYGGTPFARNASGPQSWGTGGLTNSVEQAPAYCFYRDHHAGQPTYQLGMNMPWPVAGPDVLYSPPEVGYSHLMRGERFTHVWLDEQGYSYDLVTDLDLHRNPEMLRDYRVLVLNGHSEYWSIPAFEGVDRFLTNGGGAIVLSGNTMFWRVSFSDDGSVVECRKYDPSIGGRTDAPIGELWHSHDRKRGSLMRECGYPAWEVIGLECLGWWGTGRGSFGVYRADATDHPLFHEPEPVGLEPGETFGHAPGGGEPRAVGHEADVRLATLLEMTHHPVPDGAELPEEPPGITTLARGIRDPANGMSLDYFGRRSDPIDGTSAEVIYWERPQGGKVFHAGAIAAGWALSVDLRWGTLMRNVLARLGVDPSPARGTPPRADRRVDREDPS
- a CDS encoding DUF1559 domain-containing protein, yielding MNSRKSVSSNFRRSKSAFTLIELLVVIAIIGVLIALLLPAVQSAREAARRSQCSNNLKQIGLGIHNYESTHGCLPVSTPHFPESLAPGLVSNGMSWMLGIFPFVEQNNVYNQFNFDGDFQSGLGIANIGNRTLIQFRINLYQCPSDPDGQELQDNVWGLFGVPFSPTNYAGVMGPHNLGNGSLFGGLPDCHNYSAYGYKECTGTFWRHSILQPVTLSSIRDGTSNTIVVGEVLPSYDDFKTWSLGAGTYSSTSPPLNYRPAVNQPFANWPNQISFRSAHPGGAQFLWGDGRVSFVKETIARDVYRSISTRKGGEVVSADQF